The Erinaceus europaeus chromosome 13, mEriEur2.1, whole genome shotgun sequence genome segment aaggacagaTTAACAAAATACAGACTATTAACATATATACCTATtaactatatactatatattataacTATATAAAGTATATAACTATATAAAGTACATAGCTACATAAAGTATATAACTATATACTATtaacatatataacatatataccaGAAATGATCCCCAAAGCAGAATACTTGATCCAGTTCTTGGTGAAAGAGAGTTTATTACACCTGTGTGTATGATACTCTAGATCACTCTCAGAAGTTCTCCTTGAACCTTTGAAAGCACACAGTTTTATTGAGGTCCCCCTCACCAAAGGGGTGGAGGGAGCAGGTTTGTGTCACTATtacaaagtaggcagaaacagacaagggcaatctttctctctctttttttttaatgtttatttactcccttttgttgcccttgtttttttattgttgtagttattgttgtcgtcattgttggataggacagagacaaatggagagaggaggagaagacagacacctgcagacatgcttcaccacctatgaagtgactcccctgcaggtggggagcctgagctcgaaccgggattctttttttaaaaaaaaatatttatttatttattcccttttgttgaccttgtttctttttattgttgtagttactattgttgtggttgtcagatagaacagagagaaatggagagaggaggggaagacagagagggggagagaaagacagacacctgcagacttgcttcaccatttgtgaaacaactcccctgcaggtggggagcggggtggcttgaaccaggatccttatgcaggtccttgcgctttgctccacctgagcttaacccactgcgctactgcccaactcccaaaggcaATCTTTCATGTAATTGCTATACATCTCCCTTATCTATagccttggtaaagaaagaggagaaCTAGTGCCTGGTATGTTGCAGTCTTGAGACAGCTAAATTACTCCCTAGTCATCAGTTTACCTTCAGCACTGTTGTCCCTTGCCCATTAGTTTAGGAatgtggagaggaggagagacagcaaCTACAGAcactgttttaattgccaggaGAGCAACCACAAAGGaaattcagttcttcttcttcttcttcttcttctagcgtttgcccttcttccgtagccagtcaacagcgtcaggttgagcctgatgtaaagtttcgagacctcctttgaatctggagaggtggcagtcgttgactatgtgggacatagtctgtctggagccgcaggggcagttcgggtcttagGCTTTATGTCTCCATATCAGAAAGGAAAGGCACTTCTCCATCAggcacataaattaaaatatccacatagggtaaatcaggagagtatgcactctgtATTCATCTATTTCCCACAATACCTGCTATATATACAGAGATTCTCAGGAGAAAATGGATAGTTCCCAGTGATGACCTAAAATCTCTGCTTCAATACAATTTTTGCTAAAGACAAAAGTCTGTGTGAGTACGCATGCACACCCACCCAGTCAAACCATGGAAAACAAGGATAAGGTCTATTATTCAGGTTTCAGTGGATGCCTTCGCTGATTAGTTGGTCATCTTTTGCtggtacatccatccatccattctccttccttcctttttgcctccagggttatcattgaggcttttGTTGGCAATACAATTCCATTGCTCCTAGCagacattttccccccattttattggattatacagagaaattgagagaggagggtaagacagagaagggaagagaaagactcctgcagacctgcttcacgcttgccAAGCGATCCCCCTgcgggatgggggggtgggggggggcaggtccctgtgcttcccaccatttgcgcttaacctggtgcgccaccgcctggtccccaaaaAGGAACATCCTTacaaattatttccttttaacttttttttttggaaatgacTTCCTTTATAAATGTAAATGTATTAACAAAAGAGTAAATTATATTCTTTCAGAGTTTCTCCTATTTGCCcaaataatgtttaaaatagCCTTTACACCAAAGATATGTATATTTGGGTGTGGCTTGTTTACTTGCtttaggaagagataaagagacactcgcagcactacttcatctctaataaagctttccccctgcaggtggggatgggtgtttgaacctgggtcctttgcacaaGATACcacgtgtactctaccaggtgcgccaccgccaggcccACTTCAGTTTCTTAGAACTAAATTAGAATTCacgtactgttgaatgtaaaacattaattccccaataaagaaataaaaaaattaaaagaattaaaaaagaagtaaactacatatatatttatatacatgtgCATAATATttttaccaacaacaacaacaaaaaaagaattcacgGGAGGCAAATGTTAGGAAAAGAATGTGACGATGACATCCTGGTTTTCTGGCCTGGGCGTCTTGAGCTGGGGAAACACCGTGGGGGCAAATGAGGGATTtcaatttaactttttaatatttaattattcccttttattgttgtagttcttattgttgttgatgatgtcgtcgttgttggataggacagagagaaatggagagaggaggggaagacagagaaggggagagaaagacagacacctgcagacctgcttcaccacctgtgaagcgactcccctgcaggtggggagccaggggctcgaaccgggatccttaaaccgggatccttctgccggtccttacgctttacaCCACGTATGCTTACCCCGCTagccaccgctggactcccactttttttttaaagcaggatcTTGATTTATTGTCACTGATTATGGGACACCTCTGAGGCTCTCAGGAGTGCAGGGCCCACCACTTGTCCAGGGGATCGCGATTGGGTATGTATTTGACTCCACAGCCGTCTGCGATGAggcgcttttcagccaccatgtcttCAAATTCATCTGCGTTAAACTTGGTGAAGCCCCACTTCTTGGAGACGTGGATCTTCTGGAGTCCAGGCAACTTGAATTTGGCCCTGCGCAGGGCCTCGATCACATGCTCTTTATTCTGCAGCTCGGTGCGGATGGACATGATGACCTGGCCAATGTGGACTCTGGCCAAGGTGCCCCGGGGCTTTCCAAAAGCACCTCGCATACCTGTCTGGAGCCTAAGATTAGGGACAGCAGGAGGTCAGGCATAAAATGAACAAAGAGCAGGAAGGActgtctccagggtcccttaGGGCAGCCTATACAAGCATCAGGTTGTATACACTATCCAGGAGGCTGCTATTTGCAGCCACTGCACACCGGGCGCCATGGGGAGGGCAGCATGGTGGATTTCAATTTTAGACGCAGCCAGAAGCTTCTGCAGGGAGCTTGGGGTCCAGATCGGCAGGAGGTAGGTTTAGAATTAGGAAATAAGCAGGAAAGATACATAGGGATCAAAACAGGAGACTGGACTCgagagagatacaaaaaaacaaaagcgCGCACACGGAGGGGAGCGCCTAGCTTCAGGGTTTAGCTCTAACAGCCTCAGCCCCGCTCCTtcctccccaggccccacccacaGGAAAAAATCCCCTCTAGCTCCCGGCTGCGGGGCATGGTGGGAGCGGAAGCGGATCCGAGCGCCGAGAGCACGTCGGGAGTTGTAGTCGGGGACAGACAGTTTCGGTTACCGTCGCTGATCACTTAAAAGGCAAATCCAAAAAGCGGTGATGTTCCCGGGGCAACGTGCCCCGCCGGCGGCGGCAGAAGACGCCCCGGACCGCGTCACCTCTCCGCAGGGCGTGACACTTCCATGCCTCCACGATCtgctccacctgcgggggaaggcCAGTCACCTCAGATTCCCGCAGCGCCCCATCCTCACCCCGCACATCCGGAGCTAAGCGCGCCCTGGGCGCCATTCCTCTACGCTGCTGTGGTCCCGCATCCTCACCGGGACGAAAGGCTCCCTCCGGTTCTGCTCCTCCAGGGCGCTCAGCTCCGCGGGGGCCAGCAAGGCCAGTCTCAGCTCCCGCACCACCGGGGCCGCCACGTCGGCCACAGGCCGCTCCAGCACCGCCTGCGAACGCCAGTCCTGAGCCGGGGCGGCACGGGCACCTCCCCGCCGCCTGCACCCCGCCGCACCGGGCTTGGCCTGCACTCACCGCGCCCACGCGCGCCCAGCTCCGGGCGGCCAGCACGAGCTCAGCCTCGTCCACACACAGCTCGTCACTGCGCAGCAGGGGCAGCAACGCGGACGCCGACAGCTCCAGGAAGCCGCGGGTCTGGAGCACCGCCTGCGGGTCCTCTAATAGATCAGGGAGGGACTGAAGGGGTGAGTGTGGGGGGTGGTTTACATAGGAAGGTGCTGTACCTGGCTGTGGGCCTCTACGAAGGCTATGCAGCGCTCCTGCAGCGGTCCCAGGCCAAAGGTTATTGCAACCTGGGAACAGAATGAGACCTCAAGGTCGGGTTGGGGACTGGAGAGGCCATGTGATGCAGCTCTCCACACGAGGGATCGATACCTACCGCCCATCCAGCAACACTCACCTGCAGTGCCTCACAAACCAGCTCGACATCCAGCACCTTCATCACAAACTCCAGGCACAGCTGGGAACAGAAATGATTGTGGACGGTGCCTAGCTGTCCCTGCACCAATACCCCAGCCCTGTCCTAGAGCAGTGAGCCACACAGGCAGCTGGCAGGGGTGGCCAGGCTTCACTAAAGCCCGAGACATGCCGGCCTAGGAAGACTAAGGACTAACAGAGTCATGGCCAGCATATTTCCCACTAATCAGACCAGTAAGTCAGATGAAAAGTCTGGTTTGCTTTTGTCCATTCAGTTTGCCCCTTCCTGATTCAAAGATACTCCTGAGCAACCCCTGTAGACACTCTGAATCCAGCCGCAAATAACAGTCTCACTAAttcttttttatccctctgtgatTAGAATGTCATCTACTCCCAATTTGAACAATCTCCTACCAGTTCTACCCACTCCAACACAAATGCTTCTTACTCCAAGGAGTcttcccttatctctctctctctgtctctcagcatctctctctctgtctctcggtaGAACTAGAAAGCCCCACTGTACAGTCTTGACAGCACCATTTACCCTCATctgtcatattttttaatttttatttattccctattggatagagacagagaaattgagagggaaaggagataggaagagagacagagagacacctgcagctctgcttcacttgtgaagatttcccccgtgggtggggaccaggggcttgaacctgggtccttatgcactgtaatgtttgtgcttaaccagatgcaccaccacctggcccctcatctgtcatattttttaaagtttttttttttctttcctttttaaccagagcattgtacagctctggtatatggtggggcgggggattgaaccagggtctttagagcctcaggcatgaagagtctgtttgtataaccatatgctatctaccctccgccccatctgtcatatttttaaagacttatttgagagggggagagaaagagaacctgagcatcactctggcaaatgtgatgcctaggatcaaactcagaacctcatgcttgagaatccaatactttatacaTTGAATCACCTCCCAGTCCACATCCTTCATATTGCCACTGAGTTGAATTTTCTTGTTTGCTGTCTGGAGAACATAAGGGATAAGGCTGACATCCTGTGTCTACAGTATCTACAGTATCATAAACATCCCATATGCCCTAGAACATGCACAGAATAAGCACATAGGGGATGCATACCATttgcatatatgtacacataagTGCTTATCTACACAGAGTACTACCCCTATTTTCCTCCATATTGGGACACATTCCTCTCCAGGCCATGTGGGTGTGATGCAGAGTGTGAACCAAGCTCCTACAGACAAGGGAAATGAGAAATGGTCTGGCACAAAACCCACCTCACGCAGTTCCTCCAGCCCATACTCCACAGCTGCTGTTAGCACCTCCAGTACCTGCAGAGTGGGTGGTTGGGGAAATGAAAGGGAGTTTCCCCTGCCCCTCAGCCCACTCCCTACCTCTCCCACCCAGATCTCTGCCCAACAGGCTCACAGAATGGCGGTACAGCGTAACACTGTTGGTATACAGGAACTCCAGCACTGCCAGGAAGGCCTCAGCTGGCACAGTGCTTAACACCATGGGGCTAGGTACTCCAGAACCTGGTTCCGGGTCCAGAAGTCTCTGGAAGAAGTTGCATCTACAGGCCAACAAGCATCTGTGGGCAAACACCTCCTGCTGTTCTTGCCCAACCACAAATCGAACATCACtgtgggagagagtgagagaagaagagGCCAGAGTCTAGACTGTACCTTTCTGCTTTGCCTTAACCCTTCTGGATTTTATCTGTTGTATATGAGACAGATGTAGCTCACAGAAAGAGCACATGCCTCACGTGTATAGGTTCAATACCTGACACCTCTCCACCaccctgaaaaataaaaattaaaataaaagacaaggggcccagtggtggaaTACCTGATTAAgtgtgcacgttaccatgtgcaaggtccagggttcaagtccccaatgcttatctgcaggaggaaaactttttttcttttaattttttaattatctttatttgatagaagccAGAAGCCAAGAGGTtaggaagagacaaagaagggagagaaagagagatacctgtggccctgcttcaccactcacaaagctttccccctgtagatggggatcaggggcttgaacccaggtccttatgccctgtaatatgtgcactcaaccacatgtactaccacccagccccgggaaaacttcacaagtggtgaagtagtagtgctgcagctgtcgTACTCCtattagatagttattgctataatcacattatttggcaattgggttaagtttgaagatcccattgttaggatttgctgtatcatacacgatatcgccataatttatgtcctttgacatgattattattttttaaagtacaaagtcaaacttaaaaaaaattatttattttcccttttgttgcccttgctggtttttattgttgttgtagttgttggggagccaggagctagatttgggatccttgcaccactacttgcgcttaacccactgcgctgtgctactgcatatatatatatgacttttaaaaatatatatttatttattcccttttgttgcctttgtttttattgttgtagttattattgttgttgttattgctgtctttgttgttgggtaggacagagagaaatggagagaggaggggaagacagagaagggaagagaaagacatctgcagacctgcttcaccgcttgtgaagcgactcccctgcaggtggggagccggtggctcaaaccagtatccttatgctttgcgccacctgctcttaactcgctgtgataccgcccaactcccaaagatttttttttaaagattgcgagctcagacccacagggataaagaggctacataggctcctaagctgaatatgggcctgagatcaaattaatggggtctacagtcaacaatatatatataccttgcccatatttgggagctactctcttccctgatctagcatTCTAGCCCCTTTttcaaccatgacaccatctcccgagacactaacttgggtccacctacacatcagatgtcaggctcaggaaaaaactaatatagtcatgggccttttggaatatagctaaaatatgcctactagctatcctcaaaacagagaccccaaatcttcatctacaatattccagcctttaggtttatgattaggcaacaatatgtttgtctttatatgttaactcttttttcagccaccaggttccagatgccaaccagacttccctgggcagaggaccccatcaatgtgtcctggacccctgcttcctaagagccctgccccattagggaaagagagagagacaggctgggaatatggatcgacctgccaatgcccatgttta includes the following:
- the LOC107522939 gene encoding large ribosomal subunit protein uL16-like encodes the protein MRGAFGKPRGTLARVHIGQVIMSIRTELQNKEHVIEALRRAKFKLPGLQKIHVSKKWGFTKFNADEFEDMVAEKRLIADGCGVKYIPNRDPLDKWWALHS
- the BTBD19 gene encoding BTB/POZ domain-containing protein 19; protein product: METPGLVVHGEAAPFSTALRSLVNNPLYSDVRFVVGQEQQEVFAHRCLLACRCNFFQRLLDPEPGSGVPSPMVLSTVPAEAFLAVLEFLYTNSVTLYRHSVLEVLTAAVEYGLEELRELCLEFVMKVLDVELVCEALQVAITFGLGPLQERCIAFVEAHSQAVLQTRGFLELSASALLPLLRSDELCVDEAELVLAARSWARVGAAVLERPVADVAAPVVRELRLALLAPAELSALEEQNRREPFVPVEQIVEAWKCHALRRGDAVRGVFCRRRRGTLPREHHRFLDLPFK